One Eurosta solidaginis isolate ZX-2024a chromosome 1, ASM4086904v1, whole genome shotgun sequence genomic window, CCAACTCAAATAGTTTTAGGTtgtggatatggcgagaaaccaaaaaccaattggttgatatggttatggcgttagcacCATTAATCgactacattgatttccataaggtaggttcgatcagctgttttatctggctatggttttatggttataagtcaaaAATTGTTATCTCAAACTCGGAACTATAATTTTATATGCAATGCCGTAGATAATTAATTGGCATCGTCCACATTTTTTGTTCACATGTATGCACATTATACtgtgtactctctcctaacggacacctctcttaagcggacacctctcataaatgGATATTTTTTTCTGTACCAAAAAAAATCCTGAAGCATTTgttaagtttttcccttttgagcggacaaccctcccataacaggacgcggacacttgctttttaccacaaagggctttttaatttcccaaaaccggacagcttacaacacttttttttcatttactctttaccatattcgtacagctgttgcttattcactaatacgtgcatggatgtaggggggaatcccctaaatacgaagaacctgttttcaatacagtaaaaaacataaaaatgaagtagtgttgagtattaaagacaaatttaatgtcattgaaattcataagaaagaaaaactaattgtacgagagttggcaaataaatgtaagatcagcaaaacgcaagctgctagcactatcaaaaacaaagatcaaattttaagtttgtgggacactgacgtcaacacggagagaaaaaggagtctgctgaagcccaagagccttaatattgataaatcacgctacgaatggtttgtgaaggctcgagataagagcattcctctgtcaggtacacttataaggagcaaagctaaagaaattgcagtgagagtcaattacgacgattttagtgcatcatccggctggctggaaaggttcaaaaaaCGTCACAGCTTAACTTTCCGtgcaattattttgaatattttgtacacaaaactttattctttaatttatgaacaaagctttatgaacctcctaTCTCAGTCTTATTggtatgtattaatattcttgttttggaaataaaactgtttaaacatgcatcaataatacttttctcataagcggacacctctcataagcggacaaatttggcagtctcttaggtgttcgtttaagagagagtacactgcactgggtcgatttattaaccgatatcgtgccatcgatttttcgataggatttgggctcaggaaaaaaaaattccactacacatacccaaaaaaataattttcgagcctgcgaaatttcatttttttttactttttttcgagtttgatttttatggtttttttcatgacttaataaaaaaaatttcatttgaattgtaaaattttcatgtataccctttccgacccaaaaatatccgctaaaaacgttggcgataacagtttttgaaaaaaaaaaataagaaatatttattatgtatttcaaagaactgttatcgccaacgtttttagcggacatttttcgGTCGGACAGGTTATACATGAAATATTTCTTATATTAATACAATTTCTTAtttttacaatcaaataaaaatttttttagtaggtcatgaaaaaaaccttaaaaagcaaactcgaaaaaagtcaaaaaaatgatgcgtagaggaactttttttcctgagcccaaatcctatcgaaaaatcgatggcgcgatatcggttaataaatcgacacagTCTAATGTGCATACATGTGAACAAAAAAATGTGCACGATGCCAATTAATTATCAAGCAAATTATCTACAACATTACATATAAAATTATAGCTCTGAGTTTGACATAGCAATACCTTATAAGCTTAAGTAAGCAGAGATACTGGCTATTTTTACTATATTAATATAACAAAATGCATATTCCTGCATTTCTGACTGTGATACTTATAAATCTGCTTTTCAATTTGGATAACTTAGAATGTGCGAAAATATTATCGGTCTTTCCTTTCACAGGACCCTCACAATATTTATGTGTACAGCCGTATTTACACATGCTAGCGGCGCGTGGGCATCAAATCACTTCCGTATCAGCATTTCCCCAAAAGACGCCAATTAAAAATTTTCGTGATGTTGTACTAAAAAGCGATGCAGCGAATCATGATGGTAAATAAGAGATTTTGTATTTATTATTgcataaaataattaatattttaatatttctttattGTAGAAATTGTGCTGCAAACAATTGAAAAAATGTCCAAAAATAAATTAAGTGAGTTGCATGAAGTATTGGAGTACTCTTTATTGGGTGCTACGCTAGCGTTGAAAAGTGCAGAGTTTCAACAACTTCTAAGAACACATGAACATTTCGATCTTATCATTATCGAAGTACTCAATCAAGATGCACTTTATCCATTGGGTCAACATTTTAAGGCGCCCATCATTGGTATTTCAACATTTGGTACAAATATCGTTATCGATCAATTAGCAGATAATATATCACCTATAGCATATCTTCCAACACCTAGCAGCAAATATTTGGATAGCATGACTTTCTGGCAACGTCTACATAATTTATATGATTCTACAATGGAGTTAATATATCAACATTTAGTGATTATACCTGCACATCAACAATTATATGAAACTTACTTTCCAAATGCCACTCTTACACTCAGCGAAATTCGTAGAAATTTTTCTCTTGTGCTGTTAAATCAACATTACTCACTCAGTTGGCCGCGTCCTTATATGCCGAACGTTATCGAAGTCGCAGGCATGCATATCGAACACAAACCCAAAAAATTACCCACAGACATGGAAGCGTTTATTAATGGCTCACCCAATGGCGCTATATACTTCTCGCTGGGTTCAAATGTGAAAAGcgccttatactaggttcaaacacacaccaaattggcaatttatactgtttgggcaatttattacgcaatttgtcatataataaattgtaataataaattgccaatttaaaaaaaattgcgtaataaattgtttcaaacttcaaatacaacattgtaaagtgtgtttattgagtatatttaaacgtcagttacgcatggctgaactatatggttggctcatttcatcagctgattttatgtctttcattgcacaggagtagggattgtcaaaagaagatggcaaaatcaaaatgaaaccaaaacattgaacacattttcttacaacacacaaaaatttcaaagttttatgttttcattccattccattcacctaataccaacacgcacattttgacagtctcaacaaagatatgttgttactgtagagatgagccaaccagctatcaaattactattgtgtaagctaaatagagttgtatgaacaccactcaatttaaatcgaaatagcctcaatttatttttctgtttgaacatagtattattgCCTAGAGCTAGATTGGATGTTATTATGGCTGTGTTTGCTTCGCTACCTGTTAATGTGCTGTGGAAATATGAAAATCCTAAATTACCTGGTAAACCGCAGAATGTTTTTATAAGCAAATGGTTTCCACAAACCGATATTCTAGCACATCCTAAAGTGAAGTTGTTTATAACTCATGGTGGTATGCATAGCTATATTGAGGCAGTACATTATGGTAAACCAATCGTGGTCATGCCCGTATTCTTCGATCAGCATTCGAATGCAGCGCGTGCTAAGGGTAAGGGTTTAGGTCTAGTTGTGGACTTTAGTAAGTTGACCAAGCAAGAGTTGCATAGCGCTATTCTTGAGTTGTTAAATAATCCCATGTATACTGCGAAGGCGCAAGAGATTTCGGCCGTTTATCATGATCGTCCAATGAGTGCGCTTGACACAGCGATCTTTTGGACCGAGTACATATTGAAATATAAGGGCGCACCACATTTACGTGTAACAGCGCGTCAGTTAAATTTCTTTCAAAGAAACAGCGTTGATACGATGATTGTTTTATTTGGTATTCCACTGCTGATTATGATATTTATTATTGTTGGAATTTATAAATTGCTTATATCATTATTATTTAGTAGAACGAAAGGTAGTGTAATAGTTGGTAAAAATAAGTGTAAGAAAGAGTAATGTGCTATTGGCATTACTgttataaaaaatagccgcgtTCTGTTGCAACCGAGCTACAAAAGAATAGGCaatagtttttgatagggtttttgagTTTAGTCGCTAAGAAAACTTTTGGGCCGTAGTattggactcattcagtctatttgagtTTCCGTGgatatggaccggccagttcaacctaaccttacctggGCAATCGCCATTTCGTAAAATATCAAAATGTTAGAAGTGTCAGTGCTAAGCATTTCGAGGGCAGCAATAGCACTAGTTTCTCCTTTTAAAGCGATCCAATACAGGGTAAACTATTTTGAAGCAATAGTGTTGTCTGACTaataacatttttagaaaataagtaaagataaaagTCTGTATGAGCGCAACCCCTGTTTGAATATAGTAAACTCTCTTCTGTTCTGTTCGTGACACagctgtaaaaattttaaatcattttgatttaaaatcaacgattGCCCTGCTTGATTGATTGCAATCAAATTTGATTGcaatttttgtaattaaaaagtttacaaTCGCAATAAGTTTACAACCAaatattgaaaacaaattttattgccTTTTTGTGTTTGAAGTAATTACAATATACACTTTACTGGATATAAAGAACTTCGTTTTCTATAAGCCTGATTGCAATTAATTTAGAGACGCAATCAAATTTTATGATTACAATCATCAAACATGCGATCGGTGGGAACTTGAATACATCATCTGCACTTCTGTTGGTTTGAAAATGAAATACACTACATGTCAAAATTATTTCTTTTGTGTGATTGATTGTACGATCAATGACTGTAGCCGAGACATAAGTGATTGAAATCAGATACATACAAATCATTGAAGATtatgtaataataattttaaGGAAAACGTGTTAGCAATGAAATACTCAATTAAAGTCTAAGGTGTTTGCAATATTTGGTGTACTGTatgattgcaaaaaaaatttgttccaaGTATTTTTAGCTCAGACTGATAGACTGCGGCAAATTTAGGAAAGCagtttatatgattttaattaGTCTATTTTAGTTTTAAGAGTTAAGTATTATGCTCATACTCTTACAGCAATTTCTATTCAAATATATACtatgattttaatttaattttaaggaCTTCAAATTGAATGTCTAATCTAATCAGTTTATTTATAAATAAGTGAAACTATTTGTTTATGTGTAtgaaaatctttttttattttcatcgCTTTAAAAAATTATTGCGATTTTTGTGAGCGCCTTCAACTTCGTATTTTCTGGAAATACGATTGCGATGCCATGaaaataaatacactttttttttcaaatgcgaAAGAAATTCTTTCTTCTCGATACAGAACAATGACCCTGGGGCTATAAACATGCGCCCTCTATcggaaattttatttgtttttgttgaatTGTCACGGTGCCCAGAACTGAGTGTAAGGTTTCAAATTTCTGGctcaaagaaaatttatttaaaaatcgatcacAAGATACAAATTAgtcaaacagattttttaagtatctaaattttttttaatcatccctattacggttgtcaatagtGAGGAAATTCgtgtcgacgctcatgaattggtatcggcgttgtcaacgtcgataactattgacagGTGTTGGACGcttttttggtattggctaaaacaATGTTGAAGTTATGTTGACGTGACGCGGCACAAAATTTGTCaacacagtttttggtgacgacaagcgcggcaataccgaattcagctattaaaaattcaaaaaataagctttttttatgctctttatttatacattttttttattcaagttCAGATAATAGGCAAAATAACCAGCAACAGTCAGTTTAATAGAATTGTGGTAATCACCCCCATTACGGTTGTCAACGTCAACCTTCACTTCGTATCGTCACcgacatcacgtcgtatcaacatcaatgtcacgtcaatgcataattggtatttactatggcaatgtattgatgtcgacgtgatatcgataaaaatacgaCGATCCCTATATTTTATTTAGTTGCAAGCTTTCAAGTGGTTCATTAAAAGGTGTTTTGTGAATATTCAAagattttttatttccgccttcggattattaataccgaggtcaatacgggtattttgatacccctcccgaattcgattaagttttccattagtgcaccacgcTCTGGGAGGTAGAAGAGTCGCTAATGGTGTACTAAAGAGAAATGCAATCATCTACAATATTCAAACAAATTacttgtgtgtattttgcccggaatgcttaattgtgcactaatagatttcagcaattatttagatccacaaattgtccattaaacaaaaaattaactcaatacaaattgtaaataaacaactgtcaaaaatatagggatcgtcgtatttttatcgatatcacgtcgacatcaatacattgccttagtaaatgccaattatgcattgacgtgacattaatgttgatacgacgtgatgtcgccgacgatacgaagtgatggttgacgttgacaaccgtaatagggctGAATATTACAGCCTAGTAGGAGCATTAACTATGTTCAAAGTATAAGGTCTGTAGAATATTGGTAAGTTAGACGTTCCGATCAGATTGGGTGAGATTCAAAGAAGGTCAGAGCTGCACATGACATTAGACTAACAATATTACTCTAATCATTGAAAAGAGTGCACCGTAGACTGATTATGAGTATTCAGACTGTAAACTGCCTTCTGcggtcacatgcttttaaattaggccgaGTTAGTGaaggcagatgtaggaagtgcgggttggaggaggaaacgattgtaCACGTGCTGTGCGCTCacaaggctaagactccagctattagaagtggcaCAGCTATTTTAAATACTTATATTGTGAACAATATAATTGAAAaactgttaattcaagaacaacaacCCTGATTTTTTGTTTTAACCAGCTTCATTTCTGTTAGTGTACTTAAAGCAATAGGATACTCTCGACTTATCAACGTCATCAGAAAACGAAACGGCCAAGCCCGCAAAGCATTTTTCACACCCACAACTATCGGTTAGGTGGGttggggcttaaaatatacctacctgcggcaggtatgcctgtcataagagaggttgtgtagcgcaatcctttcaaagggttaccagcgcaatttaTTGCTTCTCCAACCGATTTTTCAACTTCgcatatccgtggcgaatcctgtttgtttggcagccgatgctctggcggtCTCAAGCTCCTCACGAATTTAGGGGGTGGAgtagggatggcctagaaggttcaatgtgatcataataaatcgttcccggtatataaaaaaaaaattaaatgtaaatcgcgataacctccgaaaagatctaaggccgagcttctctccaatttgcgtcatgctcctcttgattttccctacaaattggccggacgggacctatatgttttatgccgaccccggacggcatctgcaatgcagatgagttttcacatcgaggttttcatggcagaaatatacccggagcgcttgccaaacactgccgaggggcgaccccgcttagaaaaattttcttctaattgaaaaatcttatttcttaaattttgatgttactttgcccggggtgtgaacccagggcatatggtgtggtaggcggaacacgctgccatcacaccacggtggccgtataTGGTGCTTATTACCGCAACCTACCgtatctatatctggcaaaggactcgataacactcccaaaaaccttcgggggtTATATAGGCCTATCCAAATAAAAGCTACATGTACcagatataaatttatttacaaaataagaCAAAAGATGATGTATACAATTCAAAAGCATTTTATAAAGATAACAATTTACAGTTTTGGAAGcatttttatttcaaagtaaCTGTTTTTTTCTTGATAACCTACTACTGTTAAGATTTCAACCGTTACATACAGTCATTCCTACTTACTTTGTATATCAATATAAATgtgaataataaatttaaatattttacatacAATTCTGGTCTGTCAACAGATGCACTTTTGTATTTAAAGCACACTTGAAGATAATCTTTTTATTCTTCTATAATCAAACGAGTTATCATTACGATTAACCCAGCATTCAATTCGCGAGGTTCTGTACGTCATATCAGTGATGAGTTTTTGTTGAGCTTGTTTCCATGCTTTGTTTTATAATAGctatgtttttttacatctacagacgtttacgcttaaactttatgtggactgctaagtgtcaaactttaaatacacctctgaaattgctgcgcataaaattagtactactaaatttcaatacgcattatatacAGATGTAACTCAAATATGCTGCTATGTTTCacccctacactaattctatgtatcacctcttaaaatggtgcgtaaCCACAAGCCATCGCAgctgattcagctataggttatacagagacatacaacagaggtttgtgtctccgcttttccgtaaaccctgtgctgtagctagttatataaccactgtcgctagatgggtctcctaagctttatctaagcgaggataagcgtttttttatttacaatttcgGCTTTAGTTGATTTGTTCGAAACTTTCAAGATTTCACAACTTTGCTCCCTTAGAGAAATTTCGAATCTCGGTGTTGTCTTTGGCTTAAACTTCTTATTTCTTGGtcatataaattacataattGCATATCTTACTGTATGCTTGCATTTATTCGCCGTTTGTGCTCAGAGTTCAAGGACACTTATACACTGAAATTATTGTATAGAAGTTTTGTACGTCCAAAGTTAGAATATGCTGTCTTTATCTGGAGACCTTTTTATGAATGTCATATAAATAGGattcaatgaattcaaaaatCCCTTATACGATTCGCTCTTCGTTCGATTGAGTTCATTGAAGAATAATTCTGtcactttcttttgtttatgacaTAGTTCGTGGAGCTATTGATTCCCCTGCCTTGCTAGAATGCATTTCATTCCATATCCCAGCCCGAAGCTTGAGGAGTAATGACATCTTTTTTATTGATCGAGTTAGAACAATGTACGGCTTTAATTCTCCTCTTCTAAGAGCCTTAAAAGAATTTGTACTCAAGTGCACATGACGTTGACTTCTCTCtaccaaaaataattttaaattgttattaaataggatcgttaattaatttgtaatttaatgtttttattctcCTTAGTCTGTATGAAAATGCATATTTTATAgatgtcttaaataaataaatataaaataaacataaaaaattctTCATTCGTCAGCATGCTccacctactacaccgaagaccctgggcttaattcccggacaaagcaacatcaacaatttataaacaagtttttttttcaattagaaaaatgtttttccaaagggtggtcgcccttcggcagtgatttaggaaaacactccgagtgtatttctgccatgaaaatcttctcagtcaaaactcatctgcctcgcagatgccggcAATTTATAGTAAAAGTAATATGGAGCACGacgaattgaaagagaagctcggccgcaAATATCTTCGTAGGTTATCcacttttaattaattaatttatttataatgtaAAATTCAAGATCCACTTAGACACTTAATGTAATGTTGAATACAACTCTCTATTAAAGTAACTCTCATAACTGAAGTGATGCTTAAGAGAAATTTGTTGTGAAAAATGAGTTCAAAacgagtcactttgcatattcAAAACGGAAACTGAAACGGAACTGAAACTTTCTTTGAAGAATTAGTTATtataatatgtgacccggcctatgaaaaggtggcttatgactcataaaaaaatgttccacttcttttctggtttcgatagtttttcagACGCTCTTTCACggggtgaaaactagaaagtcctaacttgcatAGAAGTGTTCTGGAGATGATATTTTCATCCACTTCCATTTGACCTTCATCTTGAAACAATGCTTGTAGTTCGTCCTCGTAAAAGATATCAACATCATCGAAAGAATCATCATCATTCTCTTCCATTTCAcagaaatatgtttgaaaaacctcgctaaattcttctacagacattattcacaagcgacacacgtcctactcgttcagcattgcttttaaatctgagcactcacacgatttttttttcggtcagaaactggtttgtgctttgcattGAAAAAAACATCGCTCTTTATATACACACATGAACTTAGCTCACTTATGCTCTTTTGCCTTTTTTtggttgccttttgggcatgactgttcataatgcaaaagaaaaactactaagaaactgaagaaatgcattgtttatctttaacaccTGTGTCtcccaatttcttttttgagtcataagccaccttttcataggccgggtcacatatacagtttatttataaaataaattttactaggCACTAACAACTAAGGTTTTCTTAAAAATAACCAAAAACGAAACAtttcaaattttagaaaacagaaCAGAAAAGAATTTAAGACTAATTCCGATGAATGAAAACGAAACCGAAACCTGAACACTGGAAAACTCCAAACAACTTTGAAGAACGGAACTGAAAGAAACTAGAAACTGGTTTTGAAGAACGAACCCAAAACCAAAATCtaagctgaaaaaaaaaaacgaaaccaaCTCTGAAGAACGAAACTGAATGAATTAGAAATAAATTTCGAGGAACGAAAACGAAATTGAGACTGAAACGGTAAATATAAAACCCCAAATCTAATAAAGACGAAAACAAAACTTAATTTGAAGAGCTAAACCAAAACTGAAACTGATAAAAACTCGAAACTTATTTTAAAGAACGAGACCAAGAGCGAGGTTCAAACGAGAAAAAAGCTGAAACGAAACCAAAACTAACTAAAACTAAACCGAAATCGAACCAGAAAGGTAAACGATACGAAAGTGGacctttttttttagaaaagaacGAAAGCAAAACCGAAAATAAAACGAAACCGAAACTGAAAAAAAGCTCGAAACTTATTTAGAGGAACTACTTTAGAGGAATTAAAAATTACCAAATACTTTGAAGAACGAAACTGAAAGAAACAAGAAACAAATTTCGAAGAACGAaaccaaaattgaaactgaaaCAATAAAAATCCCAAACCCAATCAAGACGAAAGCAAAACTTATTTTGAAGAACGAAACCAAAACCGAAACTGAAACGAAACCAAAATTGAGACCGAAACAATAAAAAAACCCAAACCCAATCAAGACGTAACCAAAACTTATTTTGAAGAACGGAACCATAACCGAAACTGAAACGAAAACTGATAAAAactcaaaactttatttaaagaaCGAAACAAAAAGcgatgtcaaaaaaaaaaaaaaaaaacaactggaaCGAAACCAAAACTAAACCGAAACCGCACATGAAACGTAAAGGAAACGAAACTTGACCTTTTTCGAACAACGAAAACAAATCATAAACTGATTTAGAACTTAAACTAATTTAGAGGaattaaaaattaccaaaattgaATCACTGTTAAAACCTAGACTGAAAGAAACTAAAACTGAAAAGAAACAGAAAACAATTTTTGAAGAACGAAATAAAATCGAGGGGGACAAATTTTCAGTTTTTAAGAACATGTCAGAAGCACAGCTTATAAAATAGCATAGATGTTGAAAAAATAATGTTTATTGTTGTTGGGTAGATGAGAGTGATGCCCGCCAAAATTTGTGTGTAAGATCCGAATTCTAGCTCAAAAAATGGCTATTTTGGCGATGTTTGAGGTTAGAAAAATGATTGATAAAAATGTTGGCGACTTCTTTTTAATTGCTTGGTCTTCTAGTACTAGTATTTCTCTACAAATACAGCTAAAAGTGGaaagtaaaaaaattacaaacatttttgGACACCATTTTTCTAACTTCAAAGATCCTCAAAATAGCAATTTTTCGGGTACATATCCTCAAATATCTTGAATCCCTGATGTGATTGGACAATTCTGCGCTCAGATTCAAATTCTACGCAGAAAGCTGGGTCAAAAATGTTTCTGA contains:
- the LOC137238939 gene encoding UDP-glycosyltransferase UGT5-like, which produces MHIPAFLTVILINLLFNLDNLECAKILSVFPFTGPSQYLCVQPYLHMLAARGHQITSVSAFPQKTPIKNFRDVVLKSDAANHDEIVLQTIEKMSKNKLSELHEVLEYSLLGATLALKSAEFQQLLRTHEHFDLIIIEVLNQDALYPLGQHFKAPIIGISTFGTNIVIDQLADNISPIAYLPTPSSKYLDSMTFWQRLHNLYDSTMELIYQHLVIIPAHQQLYETYFPNATLTLSEIRRNFSLVLLNQHYSLSWPRPYMPNVIEVAGMHIEHKPKKLPTDMEAFINGSPNGAIYFSLGSNVKSALLPRARLDVIMAVFASLPVNVLWKYENPKLPGKPQNVFISKWFPQTDILAHPKVKLFITHGGMHSYIEAVHYGKPIVVMPVFFDQHSNAARAKGKGLGLVVDFSKLTKQELHSAILELLNNPMYTAKAQEISAVYHDRPMSALDTAIFWTEYILKYKGAPHLRVTARQLNFFQRNSVDTMIVLFGIPLLIMIFIIVGIYKLLISLLFSRTKGSVIVGKNKCKKE